The genomic region CCCGCTGGGCGCTGTAATGGGATAATAAATGAGAAAAATTACGATTATATTTATATTATTTTGTATAGTATTTGTTTCATGTTCACAAAAACAGATTCCATTTAACAAAAAACAATGGATGAGAGAAAGAAATCGATTTTATATGACCGATTCGCTTATTAAAAAATTAAATGAAGATAAACCAAAAAGAGCTGAAATATTTGATTTGCTAGGAAAACCAAAACTTGAAGGTAGGATAAGTGATAATGAGGTCTCTTATTGGTTAAAATCTGACGGTTTCCTTGCTATGTGGGAATTATATATTGATTTTGATGATAACGGAAATTTTAAATCTGCTGTGGTTGCATATGCCGATTAAAAAGAGAAAAATCTTTTTCAGCAAGTTTTAGTTGCTGAAAATAAGCTGAACTTTAAGATTCAGTTTAAAAACCTTTTTCACATCACATACTCACCGCTTTTTATAAAATATTTTGTGTTGACAAATCCATAAAATAGTATGTACAGTATAGATGTATATGACATTTAAATGGGATGAAAATAAAACTCTGAAACTATAATGTTAGGTCGACAAGCTAACCACTTGCGGAAAATTTATAGGTGTCCTTAAATGAAAAGGAATACATTTATTGTGCTACTAGTCTGTCTATTGACAATATCAGTAGTAGTTGGATTTGCAAGTTGTGAAGTAAGAGGATCACCCTGTCTGCAATGCCGTGGAACTGGAAAATGCTCCCACTGCGATGGGACTGGACAAGATTACGATAGACATTATTATAATCATAATTGCGTTGCGTGTAAAGGTTCCGGAAAGTGTCATAGATGTAAAGGAACCGGAATATTATAATAGCAAAGAAAGTCTAAAATCCAGGTTTACAATATCACATAGAGACTGTGAAGTCCTTTCTGTAAATTCAGTAGGCTGCGGTAAAAAGTTTTAATGCGGGTATATCCCACAAGTAGCTGACAGCTACTGTTTATTTTTTGAATATAAAATACTGTTGATTTTTTATCAAGAGTTAAATACTAAAGACAGCTTCCTTGCTGTGAAATTGTCTTTTTTTATAGATTAGTCAGGCAGGCGACCTTCGTACATTATGCACATTTCTCCGTAGGCCTGGCACAGTTGTGAATCGGCTGAGTCCATTTTTGTTGCTTCAAAAGTTGTAAGATACAAAGCTTTGAGCAGAGCCTGGTCGCTTGGGAATACACTGCGCTGGCGATTGAGTTTTCGGTAACTGGAATTCAGGCTTTCAATCGCATTCGTGGTGTAAATGATTTTCCGGATATCCTTAGAGAACTTAAAATAGGCACGACAACATCCCAGTTTTCTATCCAGCGCTTCATGGAGTTCGGATATTTTGCGGACCATTTTTCAACAACTCGGTCGCGAGCTTTCAGCCCTTCACCTTCGGAGGCTGCGTTGTAAATTGTCTTCAGGTCAGTAGCGAAAGATTTCATGTCTTTTGATGCAACGTATTTCAGAGTGTTGCGGACCATGTGAACCATACAGCGCTGATAATCAGTTTTTGGAAATGCGGCATAGATGGCCTCTTTGATACCTGTAAGGCCGTCAGCACAGATAATCATAATATCCTGCACTCCACGGTTCTTAAGCTCATTCAGAGCGTTCAGCCAGAACTTAGCACTTTCATTTTTGCCTATGGCAAGCGACAGCACTTCCTTACGCCCGTCACAGGTAAGTCCAAGAATTACATAAGCGGCTTTTTTGACAATCACTCCGTTGTCTCTGACAGAATAGTGAATGGCATCGATGTAAATGACCGGATAAACATCATCAAGCGGCCGGTTCTGCCATTCTTCAATCTGCGGAACTATCTTATCTGTGACATCGGAATAAAACCCTCAGACACATCAAAGCCGTAAATGTCTTCGATGGTGTCTGAAATCTGACGGTTGTCATTCCCTTTGCATACATTGATATGATTTTATGATCGATGTCAGAAATATCTTTCTGGCCTTTTTTTACGACCTGCGGTTCGAAAGTTGATTTTCTGTCTTGAGGAACTTCCAGTTCAACTTCTCCGATACTTGATTTTACAGTCTTTGACTTGTAACCGTTTCGGTAATCATCGTTGTCAGAACGCTCAGATTTTTCATATCCCAAGTGAGCCTCCATCTCTGCTTCCATCATTTCTTTGATGGTTCCGCCTAGAAGGTCTTTCAGTGCTTCCTGAATATCCTGCGCTGACTGGATGTCGTATTCTGAAAGCAAAGTTTTAATAATCTCTCTTTTGCCTTCAGTCATTACAACTTTGTGTGGTGGTGTTTTTTCTTTTGCCATACGTTGGCTCCTGTCTTTATTTTACCACAGTACCTACTTTTTAGGAATTTACAGAAAGACTTTCACAGAGTCTATCACATAGGACGGCTACTAAGCAATTATTTTTCTTCCAATAGATTCACAACATTAGGGCTATCAACTTCTTTATAAAATAAGATTTTTTGATATGTCCAAATCCCATTTTCTTTTTTAGCCTTTACATAAACCCTAGAAATTCCGTTTTTTCCCTTTATCTTATATGAAATTGAAGCATCACCGGAAGAATCTCCACGTGCATTAATTGATCCCGATATCATTCCTATTTGTTTATAATCGGGTCCAATATACTCCATTATCTCATGGTTTGTTTCAATTAATTCTATTGAATGCTTGAATGGTATGCTCATTTTAAATATTTGCATTATCGAAATAACAATTATGGAGGACAAGCCAATAATAATAAACAAAACACAAACTACAGTAATTATTATTTTCTTACTTTGTTTTTTCTTTATATCTTTGATTTCAGTTTCGGTTTTATTTGCTAAAACTGTTTCTTTTCCGCAATAGGGGCAAAGTTTAGCCCCATTAGGAATTTTTTTATTACATGATTCACAGATTTCTAAAGGCTTTAAAATTAACATTACAATAAAAACCCATATTCCTATTCCCGGCCAAATTCCAAGCCAAAACCAATGGGGAGAGCGATTTTTCTTTTTTGCAACAATTATGCCGGCTATTATTGGCTCAATCCATAAAATAAGAAAAATGATAAGGAATATTTTTGTGTCCATTTTATACTTCCTTTAAAAAAAATGCGTGAAACTTTTAAAAATTTCACGCATAAGGTCGGGATTCTTTAATACGGTTCGCCGTTTGCCTTTGGCGCGGCTGAGTTTTTACTGAATAGTACGAGGGCTATCAGCGTAACAAGATAAGGGAATATCTTGAGCCATACCGGCGGTATGCCGCTTAAAGCAGGGATAACCTGCGAAACGTTCGCAACGGTACGGGCAAACCCGAAGAAGAAGGTTGCACCCAAAATACCGAACGGCTTCCATTGACCGAAGATCAAAGCGGCGATAGCCAAGAAGCCAAGTCCGTCTACGCTGCCGTTAAACTCTCCCGAATAGGTTACGAGAATGATGGAGCCGCCCAATGCGGAAAGCGCACCGCTCGCACATACCGCAAAGTACCGCATCCGATGTACGTTGATACCGGCGCTCGCAACGGCAGACGGATGCTCGCCGCAAGCACGCAGCCGTAACCCGAACGAGGTCTTATACAGCAGTATCCACGATAGAATAAGTATCAGTAGTACCAGCCACGTGCTCCAATACACTTGCGAAAAGAAGAGCAGCCCCAATACGGGAATTTTTGAAAGTCCGGGGACGTCCTGCCGGATAATACCTGCAACACGTACGTTTCCCGAACCGGTTATGGTACGAGCCATATAGATGGTTAACGCGGCGGCGAGCATATTGATAGCAGTACCGCTGATAACCTGATCCGCTTTCAGTGTAATCGACGCAAAGGCATGCAACAGCGAAAAAAGGATACCGGCTACAGCGGCAACCAGCAAGCCGATAGGAATAACAATCCCAGCCGGAACGGAATGTTGCAGCAAATTGATAGTGACCGCTGCGGAAAAACCGCCGATCAGCATCAATCCTTCGAGGCCGAGGTTCGTAACGCCGCTCCGTTCGCTGTATAGCCCACCGAGCGAAGTAATCAAAAGAGGAATCGTATATGCAATTACATATGGAAAAATAAGGGTTAAAATATGCCACATACGTTATACCTCCTCCGCAGCAAGCCCTGCTGTTTGACGTGTGCGTATTTTTTTGGAAATCATACCCCAGAAGCGTTTAAAGAGCAGGCTGGTCGCTGTAAAATAGATGATAACCGCAATGATGGTATCTGCAATTTCCGGCGGAACAATAGTGTTTGCGCTCATAAAGCCCTTACCGACATGAAGCACGCCGAAGAAAATCGAACTGAGCGCAACGCCGACCGGAGTACCGGCGCCAAGTAAAGAAACAGCGATACCGTCAAACCCTTGTGAGGGCATTACGCCGATCTGCATATTCAGTGCGTAGCCGGTATAGTAGGTAAGTCCCGCCAAACCCGACAGCGCTCCCGCAATCATCATCGAAATAACGATATTCCGGTTTACTTTGATTCCTGCGTATTCCGCACAGTTACGGTTATAACCGACTGCTTTTAATTCAAAGCCGAGGGTAGTCTTATCCAAGATAATTTTAAGAAGGATCATTGCAAGAATACCGAGAAAGATACCGTAGTTTACATATTCGCTGCTGAACAAATCGGTAAGCCATGGGGTACGAAGCGAGCGGGCAACTGCGATGGAT from Treponema vincentii harbors:
- a CDS encoding transposase, whose protein sequence is MAKEKTPPHKVVMTEGKREIIKTLLSEYDIQSAQDIQEALKDLLGGTIKEMMEAEMEAHLGYEKSERSDNDDYRNGYKSKTVKSSIGEVELEVPQDRKSTFEPQVVKKGQKDISDIDHKIISMYAKGMTTVRFQTPSKTFTALMCLRVLFRCHR
- a CDS encoding cytochrome c oxidase assembly factor Coa1 family protein gives rise to the protein MDTKIFLIIFLILWIEPIIAGIIVAKKKNRSPHWFWLGIWPGIGIWVFIVMLILKPLEICESCNKKIPNGAKLCPYCGKETVLANKTETEIKDIKKKQSKKIIITVVCVLFIIIGLSSIIVISIMQIFKMSIPFKHSIELIETNHEIMEYIGPDYKQIGMISGSINARGDSSGDASISYKIKGKNGISRVYVKAKKENGIWTYQKILFYKEVDSPNVVNLLEEK
- a CDS encoding ABC transporter permease, translating into MWHILTLIFPYVIAYTIPLLITSLGGLYSERSGVTNLGLEGLMLIGGFSAAVTINLLQHSVPAGIVIPIGLLVAAVAGILFSLLHAFASITLKADQVISGTAINMLAAALTIYMARTITGSGNVRVAGIIRQDVPGLSKIPVLGLLFFSQVYWSTWLVLLILILSWILLYKTSFGLRLRACGEHPSAVASAGINVHRMRYFAVCASGALSALGGSIILVTYSGEFNGSVDGLGFLAIAALIFGQWKPFGILGATFFFGFARTVANVSQVIPALSGIPPVWLKIFPYLVTLIALVLFSKNSAAPKANGEPY
- a CDS encoding ABC transporter permease; amino-acid sequence: MIKRHTSLSDNTLVISLSAVLLGLIAGAILIICIGENPFTAFSYLFRGGLMNIERIGNTLATATTLLLVGLSVSFAFKTGLFNIGGSGQMLIGGLLGSMFALSATSMPRPIFFIVLILIGIAGGALWGVVPGLLKALFNVHEVVSTIMMNWIAYWLVFYIVPGYLKAEYLETESKSIAVARSLRTPWLTDLFSSEYVNYGIFLGILAMILLKIILDKTTLGFELKAVGYNRNCAEYAGIKVNRNIVISMMIAGALSGLAGLTYYTGYALNMQIGVMPSQGFDGIAVSLLGAGTPVGVALSSIFFGVLHVGKGFMSANTIVPPEIADTIIAVIIYFTATSLLFKRFWGMISKKIRTRQTAGLAAEEV